The DNA sequence TTTCATCCGGTATCGATATAACTACCTTATAGTCTTCAATTTTAAAATACTTAATTATCTTCCTTTGTAAATTATCCGTAATAACCACGTTTCCTAAAAGGGATGCGGATGCGTCATCAAAGGCCCCAGTTATCGTAGTGTTCGCTTCAATTGCTGCGTTAACCGCTAAATTTAAAATCTCCATATCCGAAAGTTTTTTCCCAAGCGCGGAGAGCGTAGCCATAACAATTGCATTGGATGCAACGCTGCTACTCTTTAATCCTCTTGCTATGGGTATATTTGAGTTTGTCACAACTTTGAAACCAAAATTTTTCAGTCTAAAATAATTTAGAACGGTCTCCACACATTTTTCTGCCAAAGTTGCACTCTCCCCTGGATCGGATTTTATTTCAACCTCTCGAATGCTCGAGTTTGGAAATAGTTCAACTTCTGCCTCAGTCCATAAAGCTATACCAAACGCAGCCCCTTTCCCAGTAGCCATAGCATTTATTATTGTAGCAGCGCCATGGCTTAGTGCTTTTCCAATCATTTCAACAATCTCCGCTTCGCGAATTTAAATGCTGCTCTTTTCATAAGATCGATTGGAGGGTCTTCGCCCGTCCATATTTTGAAGGATGCAGCGCCTTGATGAACGAGCATGGTTATCCCATCCACTATCGTAGCGCCCACCTCTTTAGCTTCTCGCAGAAGCCTAGTTTCCAAAGGAGCATAGACCATGTCCATAACCACCATATCCTTTCTAAGTGCCTTCTTATTCACCAAGGTTTCTTCAATATGCGGCCAGCTTCCAACTGGCGTGGCATTTACGACAATATCAGCATGAACGAGCTCTTCCTCAGTTTTGGAAAGGGGGGCTC is a window from the Candidatus Bathyarchaeia archaeon genome containing:
- a CDS encoding shikimate kinase, producing the protein MIGKALSHGAATIINAMATGKGAAFGIALWTEAEVELFPNSSIREVEIKSDPGESATLAEKCVETVLNYFRLKNFGFKVVTNSNIPIARGLKSSSVASNAIVMATLSALGKKLSDMEILNLAVNAAIEANTTITGAFDDASASLLGNVVITDNLQRKIIKYFKIEDYKVVISIPDEKRYTRDVDIRRIKALSKQVEIAYKEALLGNYWNAMTINGLIYSAALKYPSDLIVDCLESGAIAAGISGKGPAIIAISRETNINDIREILSWYGKVIITETNKERAKTVPDRHH
- a CDS encoding shikimate dehydrogenase, whose protein sequence is KLIGFNTDGIGAFNAITHVVSDSGSKKVVVFGAGGAARALIYHLSKLGKEIVILNRTEERAIGLAKEMREKTGGNIRGAPLSKTEEELVHADIVVNATPVGSWPHIEETLVNKKALRKDMVVMDMVYAPLETRLLREAKEVGATIVDGITMLVHQGAASFKIWTGEDPPIDLMKRAAFKFAKRRLLK